The proteins below come from a single Arthrobacter crystallopoietes genomic window:
- a CDS encoding CocE/NonD family hydrolase has product MKTITEFPHEVRVIENTFIPMRDGAQLAARIWLPVDAEELPVPAVLEYLPYRKRDSTRGRDAMNHPYIAGHGYVAVRVDMRGSGDSDGVIVDEYRPQEHEDAEDVIAWLAEQQWCDGNVGMMGISWGGFNSLQIAARRPPALKAIISASATDDLYVDNMHYMGGCLLADNLSEATVMFAFNSLPPDPAIVGDRWRDMWHERLAGSGLWLETWLEHQRRDDYWKPASVCEDYSDIQVPVMAVGGWADGYTNAIFRLMENLEVPRKGLIGPWGHKYPHTGVPGPAIGFLQEVVRWWDHWLKGKDTGLMEEPMLRAWMQDSISPEPSYADRPGRWVAEDSWPSPAIEHRRYHLRRHGIEQGDARDEPGHDVTLQSPLSVGMFAGKWASYAATPDLPFDQREEDGGALVYETDPLQETMEIFGLPSVSFEVSADKPVAMLAVRLSDVAPNGEATRFTYGLLNLTHRDGSENPQPLEPGRKYRVEIDLNGIAQTIPAGHRLRLSVSTSYWPLAWPSPEAAMVTLTTGASTLTLPVRPPRPEDAALREFGEPEAAPDLEITPLTPGEHHWRVSRDLVTNVSTLEVANDQGSFRIDETDTIVRRSTNEWYSFRWNEVNSVRGETRTVRRFERDDWRVEIVTRTVLTSTPTDFHISAQLDAYELDSQRGDPRVYSENWQRAIPRDLV; this is encoded by the coding sequence ATGAAGACCATCACCGAATTTCCCCACGAAGTCCGGGTCATCGAAAACACCTTCATTCCCATGCGCGACGGCGCCCAGCTAGCGGCCCGGATTTGGCTGCCGGTGGACGCCGAGGAGCTTCCCGTTCCCGCCGTGCTGGAATACCTGCCGTACCGTAAGCGGGACAGCACGCGTGGCCGCGACGCCATGAACCACCCCTACATTGCCGGCCACGGTTACGTCGCGGTCCGCGTGGATATGCGCGGTAGCGGCGACTCCGACGGCGTCATCGTAGATGAATACCGGCCACAGGAACACGAGGACGCTGAGGACGTCATCGCCTGGCTCGCGGAACAGCAGTGGTGCGACGGCAACGTAGGCATGATGGGCATTTCGTGGGGTGGTTTCAACAGCCTGCAGATTGCCGCCCGCAGACCACCGGCGTTGAAAGCCATCATCAGTGCCTCGGCGACCGATGACCTGTATGTGGACAACATGCACTACATGGGCGGCTGTCTGCTGGCGGACAACTTGTCGGAGGCCACCGTCATGTTCGCCTTCAACTCGCTGCCGCCGGATCCCGCCATAGTGGGGGACCGCTGGCGCGACATGTGGCACGAACGCCTTGCCGGCAGCGGGCTTTGGCTTGAAACCTGGCTCGAACACCAGCGCCGCGACGATTACTGGAAACCTGCCTCGGTCTGCGAAGACTACAGCGATATCCAGGTCCCGGTGATGGCGGTAGGCGGTTGGGCCGACGGCTACACGAACGCCATCTTCCGCTTGATGGAGAACCTGGAGGTGCCGCGCAAGGGCCTGATCGGTCCGTGGGGACACAAATATCCCCATACCGGCGTTCCCGGCCCGGCCATCGGCTTCCTCCAGGAAGTAGTGCGGTGGTGGGACCATTGGCTCAAGGGCAAGGACACCGGCCTGATGGAAGAGCCGATGCTGCGTGCCTGGATGCAGGACAGCATCTCTCCCGAGCCGTCCTACGCAGACCGTCCCGGCCGCTGGGTCGCCGAGGACAGCTGGCCCTCGCCGGCCATCGAACACCGCCGCTACCATCTGCGCCGCCATGGCATCGAGCAAGGTGACGCCAGGGACGAACCGGGCCATGACGTCACGCTGCAATCGCCCTTGAGCGTGGGTATGTTCGCCGGCAAATGGGCCTCGTACGCCGCCACCCCTGATCTTCCGTTCGACCAGCGCGAGGAAGACGGTGGAGCACTCGTCTACGAGACGGATCCCCTGCAGGAAACGATGGAGATCTTCGGGCTGCCCTCGGTCAGCTTCGAAGTCTCCGCTGACAAGCCGGTCGCGATGCTTGCGGTACGGCTGTCCGACGTGGCGCCGAACGGCGAAGCCACCCGGTTCACCTATGGCCTGCTCAACCTGACCCACCGCGACGGCAGTGAGAACCCGCAGCCGCTGGAACCGGGACGCAAATACCGCGTGGAGATCGACCTAAACGGTATCGCCCAGACGATCCCTGCCGGCCACCGGCTCCGGCTGTCTGTATCCACGTCCTACTGGCCCTTGGCCTGGCCGTCGCCGGAGGCAGCCATGGTGACGCTGACGACCGGCGCAAGCACGCTCACCCTGCCGGTCCGCCCCCCGCGGCCGGAGGACGCCGCCCTCCGGGAATTCGGCGAGCCCGAAGCGGCGCCGGACTTGGAAATTACGCCGTTGACGCCAGGCGAGCACCACTGGCGGGTCTCCCGCGATCTCGTCACGAATGTGTCGACGTTGGAAGTGGCCAACGACCAAGGCAGCTTCCGGATCGACGAAACGGACACCATAGTTCGGCGCAGCACCAATGAGTGGTACAGCTTCCGCTGGAACGAGGTCAATTCCGTACGCGGCGAAACCCGGACGGTCCGGCGCTTCGAGCGCGACGACTGGAGGGTGGAAATAGTGACCCGGACGGTGTTGACGTCAACACCGACGGACTTCCACATCAGCGCACAGCTTGACGCCTATGAACTCGACAGCCAGCGCGGCGATCCCCGGGTCTACTCGGAGAACTGGCAGCGCGCTATCCCCAGAGACCTGGTTTAG
- a CDS encoding DUF6480 family protein encodes MEKQESNVPNVEPAVQEDRSSQEKADGVNPDPETENITGLEPGGGVPPGETPPAEDQMSSDQGHEE; translated from the coding sequence ATGGAGAAGCAGGAAAGCAATGTTCCGAATGTGGAGCCGGCGGTGCAAGAGGACCGGTCCTCGCAGGAGAAAGCTGACGGGGTGAACCCCGATCCGGAGACGGAGAACATCACCGGTCTGGAACCGGGCGGTGGGGTCCCGCCGGGAGAAACTCCACCAGCAGAGGACCAGATGAGTTCGGACCAAGGCCATGAGGAGTAG